One region of Candidatus Peribacteraceae bacterium genomic DNA includes:
- the secE gene encoding preprotein translocase subunit SecE — MISPLTYIDEALEELHQVRWPTRHQAVRFSAIVLGFVLLSAFVFGVVDFGLSQIVTILLPTA, encoded by the coding sequence ATGATCTCCCCACTCACCTACATAGACGAAGCGCTCGAGGAGCTGCACCAGGTCCGCTGGCCGACGCGCCACCAGGCCGTGCGGTTTTCCGCCATCGTGCTCGGCTTCGTATTGCTGAGCGCCTTCGTGTTCGGCGTCGTGGACTTCGGCCTCTCACAGATCGTCACTATCCTCTTACCCACAGCCTGA
- the nusG gene encoding transcription termination/antitermination protein NusG translates to MGKQDPRAGRNWYVLHTYSGYEDSVKQALEQRIESLGMQDYIFSVIVPKEKQLVFKKGDPVEEERKLFPGYVLVDMVVTDESWYVVRNTPNVTGFVGSGNIPVPVTPEEFGVIERRVGEQEAKFKSDFQVGDLVVIVDGPFKNYEGSIESVDVNKGKLNVLVLIFDRETPVELDFTQVKKK, encoded by the coding sequence ATGGGCAAGCAAGACCCGCGCGCAGGACGCAACTGGTACGTCCTCCATACGTACTCGGGGTACGAAGACAGCGTCAAACAGGCGCTGGAACAGCGTATCGAATCCCTGGGCATGCAGGATTACATCTTCAGCGTCATCGTGCCCAAGGAGAAGCAGCTGGTGTTCAAAAAGGGCGATCCCGTGGAGGAGGAGCGCAAGCTCTTCCCGGGGTATGTGCTCGTGGACATGGTGGTGACGGACGAGAGTTGGTACGTGGTGCGCAACACGCCCAACGTCACCGGCTTCGTGGGCTCCGGGAACATCCCCGTCCCCGTGACGCCCGAGGAGTTCGGCGTCATCGAGAGGCGCGTGGGCGAGCAGGAGGCCAAGTTCAAGAGCGACTTCCAGGTGGGCGACCTCGTGGTGATCGTGGACGGGCCCTTTAAGAACTACGAGGGCTCCATCGAGAGCGTGGACGTGAACAAGGGAAAGCTCAACGTCCTCGTCCTCATCTTCGACCGCGAGACACCCGTCGAGCTTGATTTCACGCAGGTGAAGAAGAAGTAA